The nucleotide sequence AACTAAATCCACATTAAAAGAAGGATCAAAACTAAGATATTAAACATATCCATTTTGTAGACTACAACAGTGAGTTCAATCAAAACtaagatattaaaacatatcCATTTTGTAGACTGGAATGGTGAGTTCAATCAAAACTAAGATATTAAAACATACCCATTTTGTAGACTGGAATGGTGAGTTCAATCAAAACTAAGATATTAAAACATACCCATTTTATAGACTGGAATGGTGAGTTCAATCAAAACtaagatattaaaacatatcCATTTTGTAGACTGGAATAGTGAGTTCAATCAAAACTAAGATATTAAAACATACCCATTTTGTAGACTGGAATGGTGAGTTCAATCAAAACTAAGCTATTAAAACATACCCATTTTGTAGACTGGAATGGTGAGTTCAATCAAAACtaaagatattaaaacatatcCATTTTGTAGACTGGAATGGTGAGTTCAATCAAAACtaaagatattaaaacatacCCATTTTGTAGACTGGAATAGTGAGTTCAATCAAAACtaagatattaaaacatatcCATTTTGTAGACTGGAATGGTGAGTTCAATCAAAACTAAGATATTAAAACATACCCATTTTGTAGACTGGAATGGTGAGTTCAATCAAAACtaaagatattaaaacatacCCATTTTGTAGACTGGAATAGTGAGTTCTTTTCTCAATCTTTTCTAAGACATCGTATTCCCTTGTGTCATCAACCTCTTGCATCTGTCCTGTAGCCACTTTGAAGAGAAATCCAAGTATGAGCTGAAATAAATTGTGAAAACTTTAGGTATTTCAATAATCATTCttctttaaaactgaaatatctcATGTAGAGGACACTGCTTTACTTCCTAAACCTTCAATCTGATAAATTATTTTCCACACTTCTTGCACAACAAGCATATTTTCCAGTTGAAATTATTTCTGTCTTATAAAGGAATGAAAGTTAATTTCATAACTTACAAACATTAGTGACCAGTTTTTATTCTATCATTAGTAGTTAGGTTCTCTGTATTTATGGTAAAAAAACTCTGTTTAACACCAATATTAATCACCTGTGATAATGACACTACACCAGCTGGTTGTTCAACTTCTCTAGGCTAATTTAAACAAGCTCAAAATAAACTCACCATAAACCAATAAATATTCATAGCCAGAAGAACCCAAAGAAGTAAGTTGAGAAATGTTGCAAATGGAATAGATAATTTTCTGTCTACCAGATTTTGTGATGAAACATAAAGAACTTTTAATGGAAACCAATATAAACGAGACACAAAcctgaaaaatttaaaaatcaccaatttatttaaaaagcacttaaatgatattacaaaaatataaaatgattattcCTTACCAATGTCCAACTCTTTccaagttagtttatttttaataaatgcaaTTTGAAGTTGGTGATACCAAAAACTGTAAAATTCAGTTGACCATATGTTTTGTTCCTTGTCTGAAAGTTGGCATTACATACTTTCTGAAACTCTATTTACCATACAACTTCCTTTATTATATGAACAACAAATATCTCAACTTGCAGTTAACTTTGTCTTTTTCACTTCCTGCCTTCTAATGCTACAAATAtatcatagttttatattttaaatgtatacagACAAATAATTAAATGGATAACCTGATTTGTTTACTTCCAATTAATTACACTAGCAATTTATTTCTACAGAAAAATGCAAATTCAAATTGGAAACAATGTTCACTTATGAGACTAAGACAAGTTCCATTAGTTTAATAACATACAAAGTGAGATGGTCATGGTAACAGCAGACAGTATAGCCACTGGTATTTCATTTCAAGccataaataatttaacacaacTATCTAACCTAGAGTTTAAAGTGTTCAATagttagagagagagagagtgtgtgtgtgtgtagatataaCCTTTATATTGTCATCAATCTGGAACGAGTCACCCcaacatattttaaagtatttgtacATAAAACAACAATTACCATGAATGCTTTATTATTATACCGAAAATTCTAAACTaactttttttattgaaattaaaaatctCAAATAGGTTCTCAATTATACATGGTTAATTTAGTGTAATTAATCAAGTTACACTTTCAAGAACTGTTCTTAACACAGACTCTGCAAAAACAACTCTTTCCTTACTCCAAGGACTTAAATGTTTGCTTACCAAGTCAgagcaaaaatacaaaatgacAAATTCGCAACATGTTCATGGTGTTTTTGTAGACGCCCTCCTTGAAtcttaaaatatacattcaaCTTTGTAAATTCAAGTTGCACATCACAGATGTCATGAAGAAGCAATACTAGAATACCTATATTCTGatacctacaaaaaaaaaaaactacattataaaaacactaaaattagcagagtaaatatttaatacaagttgtaaaaatatctttAGATATAAACATGTAGAATAAATGAATACTAAAGCtataacagaataataacatcTTTGGTAAAATCCATTGTTGTTAACTGTAGAGTAATGTTGTTCAGGCTTATTTTGTGCAAACATACTTATTAAAATTAAGTGATATACAAAAGGTACTTTATTGGAAggagcaaagctacaaaatgggctacctGCAGTGTCTCTCACAGATACTGAATTCCAATTTTTAGAATAAACTTTACCAAAGATATATTATAAACTAGTCTCACCTATAGTTCATATCCACAACTTTAAAGAATGGTAAAATGTCCAATTCTAGCCATCCTAGGAATTGGTAAATTTATGGCTATTTCTAGCCATTATTGCTTAGCATCTACCTcatgtaatccttctataaatcACTCTTACCCAATCAAAACTTTTACAGCTACATCCATCTCTTACATGAACGTACTATACTTACACAACCAGATGGAAGTTCCAGACCTAAGTAGCTTATCCTTGAAACAGAAGAAATACATAAGCAGCTAGTAGAGTTTGTACATTACAAGAAAAGTGACATAAAGAGGAATACTACACAACATCATTTACCAATCAGAAAGTGACATAAAGAGGAATACTAGACAACATAATTTACCAATCAGAAAGTGACGTAAAGAGGAATACTACACAACATAATTTACCAATCAGAAAGTGACGTAAAGAGGAATACTAGACAACATAATTTACCAATCAGAAAGTGACATAAAGAGGAATACTAGACAACATAATTTACCAATCAGAAAGTGACAAAGAGGAATACTAGACAACATAATTTACCAATCAGAAAGTGACGTAAAGAGGAATACTACACAACATAATTTACCAATCAGAAAGCGACGTAAAGAGGAATACTAGACAACATGATTTACCAATTACAAAATTAGATACACACTAACTCGATTACCTTTTAACTAAAGAATGTGACCtatacaagtcaacaaaagtaaacatttaatacATAACACTCAACAAGTTCACATAATACTTGTTAAATCTAAGTTGTGTTTAGCATTTAAagctaaatacaaaataaacccaTAAATACCAACCTTAAGGCAAGTGAGCTGGACACGAGCACTAGAGTGATCACGTGGTGAATGAGAAGAACAATCGAGTCTTTTCTCCAGGTATCCAGAAAGAGTGTAGCGTACACTGAGTGtagataaaaactacactgaactATGTAGAGAATGTAAATGTCTATAGGTACGGGTTCATCTATGTGCCAatctgaaaaaaattacatatcaaAGTTAGAATAATATATTCCAAAGTGAAGTTTACCAAGATGGTTGATACAGGCACTGAAAGCAATAGAAAATTATGTCAGTATTTCAAAATATGCTTCCTCATTCGCAACCAACTAGCAACATGTGCTTATTTGGATGCAGAATGGGTCCAGGTATGATGGAAATCTGAAGAGAAAAACACAAGCaaaagtattgtaataaaaagaattcccaactttattaaataacatttatttatatgtctACCTTACCTTCTGAATCTATGTTTATACTAACTAATttgtacaaacaaagaaaaaatgtattcaagaattttaaaactattacatgAGGGTTGGGGACCAACTGCTCCAATTCTGATGTTTATAGTTGTAAACATTTTGAGTTTCTATTTGTTTGTGGtattaatgaaaaactaaataaaacttctAATTTTTATTGCTTATTTCAATAGTAATTATCTATTGAAAGTGACATAAAGAGAAATATTACACAACATAATTTACCAAATAGAAAGTGAcgtaataaaagaattaaatatgaaaaaactaaataaaacttctAATTTTTATTGCTTATTTCAATAGTACTTATCTCAAGGTGAAGTCCTCGACATGCttcttttcaaacaaacaaaaaaattgtatctGCTAATTAATCAAACAACTTTTCAAGTTTATATAAGTTtgttacaatgaataaaaaaacatttatagtaccaaaaacatttagatattttttataagtaCTCCTTACATTtgttacaatgaataaaaaaacatttatagtaccaaaaacatttagatatttttataagtacTCCTTACATTtgttacaatgaataaaaaacatttatagtaccaaaaacatttagatattttttataagtaCTCCTTACATTtgttacaatgaataaaaaaacatttatagtaccaaaaacatttagatatttttataagtacTCCTTACATTtgttacaatgaataaaaaaacatttatagtaccaaaaacatttagatatttttataagtacTCCTTACATTtgttacaatgaataaaaaacatttatagtaccaaaacatttagatattttttataagtaCTCCTTACATTtgttacaatgaataaaaaacatttatagtaccaaaaacatttagatatttttataagtacTCCTTACATTtgttacaatgaataaaaaaacatttatagtaccaaaaacatttagatatttttctaAGTACTCCTTACATTtgttacaatgaataaaaaaacatttatagtaccaaaaacatttagatatttttctaAGTACTCCTTACATTtgttacaatgaataaaaaacatttatagtaccaaaacatttagatatttttataagtacTCCTTACATTtgttacaatgaataaaaaaacatttatagtaccaaaaacatttagatatttttataagtacTCCTTACATTtgttacaatgaataaaaaaacatttatagttccaaaaacatttagatatttttctaAGCTCAGTGTGATGAAGTGGTTTCATCATTTGTCATCAGAAGTTTTATTCATCATGAA is from Tachypleus tridentatus isolate NWPU-2018 chromosome 2, ASM421037v1, whole genome shotgun sequence and encodes:
- the LOC143237618 gene encoding ceramide synthase 1-like isoform X2: MALGETVVEWERVPSYFEFIVGIFRYVVESFNQLNDPDYDFPRGTWRDMKNYWHFNTSCILTILLMAVAWTVVRHFSTEWIFKPVGKLFALSPHNQMKMPESAWKFVYSSCVWTSTVYIVCLSGRYQFFHRPSTVWDNWHIDEPVPIDIYILYIVQCSFYLHSVYATLFLDTWRKDSIVLLIHHVITLVLVSSSLALRYQNIGILVLLLHDICDVQLEFTKLNVYFKIQGGRLQKHHEHVANLSFCIFALTWFVSRLYWFPLKVLYVSSQNLVDRKLSIPFATFLNLLLWVLLAMNIYWFMLILGFLFKVATGQMQEVDDTREYDVLEKIEKRTHYSSLQNGTYCSYEEILGC
- the LOC143237618 gene encoding ceramide synthase 1-like isoform X1; protein product: MALGETVVEWERVPSYFEFIVGIFRYVVESFNQLNDPDYDFPRGTWRDMKNYWHFNTSCILTILLMAVAWTVVRHFSTEWIFKPVGKLFALSPHNQMKMPESAWKFVYSSCVWTSTVYIVCLSGRYQFFHRPSTVWDNWHIDEPVPIDIYILYIVQCSFYLHSVYATLFLDTWRKDSIVLLIHHVITLVLVSSSLALRYQNIGILVLLLHDICDVQLEFTKLNVYFKIQGGRLQKHHEHVANLSFCIFALTWFVSRLYWFPLKVLYVSSQNLVDRKLSIPFATFLNLLLWVLLAMNIYWFMLILGFLFKVATGQMQEVDDTREYDVLEKIEKRTHYSSLQNGDISHNVQHDPHFISARSRKTLQVKTVLSNGRTAKDGH
- the LOC143237618 gene encoding ceramide synthase 1-like isoform X3, with translation MKMPESAWKFVYSSCVWTSTVYIVCLSGRYQFFHRPSTVWDNWHIDEPVPIDIYILYIVQCSFYLHSVYATLFLDTWRKDSIVLLIHHVITLVLVSSSLALRYQNIGILVLLLHDICDVQLEFTKLNVYFKIQGGRLQKHHEHVANLSFCIFALTWFVSRLYWFPLKVLYVSSQNLVDRKLSIPFATFLNLLLWVLLAMNIYWFMLILGFLFKVATGQMQEVDDTREYDVLEKIEKRTHYSSLQNGDISHNVQHDPHFISARSRKTLQVKTVLSNGRTAKDGH